One genomic segment of Streptomyces niveus includes these proteins:
- a CDS encoding tetratricopeptide repeat protein encodes MNAKNTMNTQHTRHIKRAALATGVGAVLVAGVLVFVPDRGDEPPAPGPEARARAAVGAGAPAALPDVAALIRDREAWLRKNPKDAESWAVLGVAYVERGGLRADTAYYPKAERALRRSLDVTPGERRNPAATAGLATLANARHDYASARKWGEAVRKADPARWATYPVLIEAYNGLGDYVAAGKALDRLRALHSGTRGLSMSSLVYRDRGWHEDAAAKADEALMKAATPVEKATALHSLGGLAWERGEPKEALRHYDSALKAAPDHHPSLAGRARALVALNRTDQASQDYQSALAERPMPEYALELGELYESMGLDEDARSQYELLRDRTTRAAADGVNEELLLARFETDHGSPKSAVDRLESQWRRGHRSMQVSDALAWALYRAGNAGKALPYAKRATDQGMRSALFSYHRGEIERALGMDGPARRHLEEALRTNPRFSPLLAPKARAALETLGELPGGGPKDMYGDGESTPLSPSPTAPSRSTAPSAAAPSASPGPSVASSVAPSASSVPSVPSASSAPSEPVSTHTAPVSAPSAARN; translated from the coding sequence ATGAACGCCAAGAACACCATGAACACGCAGCACACGAGGCACATCAAAAGGGCCGCGCTGGCGACAGGTGTGGGGGCGGTCCTCGTCGCGGGCGTCCTTGTGTTCGTACCGGACAGGGGCGATGAGCCGCCGGCGCCGGGTCCCGAGGCACGTGCCCGGGCGGCGGTCGGCGCGGGCGCGCCCGCCGCGCTGCCTGACGTGGCGGCGCTGATCCGGGACCGGGAGGCGTGGCTGCGGAAGAACCCGAAGGACGCGGAGTCCTGGGCGGTGCTGGGCGTGGCGTACGTGGAGCGCGGCGGGCTGCGGGCGGACACGGCGTACTACCCGAAGGCCGAGCGGGCGCTGCGCCGCTCGCTCGACGTCACGCCCGGTGAGCGGCGCAATCCGGCGGCGACGGCGGGCCTGGCCACGCTGGCCAACGCGCGGCACGACTACGCGTCGGCCAGGAAGTGGGGCGAGGCGGTACGGAAGGCGGACCCGGCCCGCTGGGCGACGTACCCGGTCCTGATCGAGGCGTACAACGGGCTCGGCGACTACGTGGCGGCGGGCAAGGCCCTGGACAGGCTCCGGGCGCTGCACTCCGGCACCCGCGGGCTCTCGATGTCGTCGCTGGTCTACCGCGACCGGGGGTGGCACGAGGACGCGGCGGCCAAGGCGGACGAGGCGCTGATGAAGGCCGCCACTCCGGTGGAGAAGGCCACCGCGCTGCACTCCCTCGGCGGGCTCGCCTGGGAGCGCGGTGAGCCGAAGGAGGCGCTGAGGCACTACGACTCGGCGCTGAAGGCGGCGCCGGACCACCACCCGTCGCTGGCGGGCCGGGCGCGCGCCTTGGTGGCGCTGAACCGGACGGACCAGGCGTCCCAGGACTACCAGTCGGCTCTCGCGGAGCGCCCGATGCCCGAATACGCCCTGGAACTGGGCGAGTTGTACGAATCGATGGGGCTGGACGAAGACGCGCGGAGCCAGTACGAGCTGCTCCGGGACCGTACGACGAGGGCAGCGGCCGACGGGGTGAACGAGGAGCTGCTGCTGGCCCGCTTCGAGACCGACCACGGATCCCCGAAGTCGGCGGTGGACCGGCTGGAGTCGCAGTGGCGGCGCGGCCACCGGAGCATGCAGGTGTCGGACGCGCTGGCGTGGGCGCTGTACCGGGCGGGGAACGCCGGGAAGGCGCTGCCGTACGCGAAGAGGGCGACGGACCAGGGGATGCGGAGCGCGCTGTTCTCGTACCACCGGGGTGAGATCGAGCGCGCCCTGGGGATGGACGGCCCGGCGCGCCGCCATCTGGAGGAGGCGCTGCGGACGAACCCCCGGTTCTCGCCGCTGCTGGCGCCGAAGGCCCGTGCGGCGCTGGAGACGCTGGGCGAACTGCCGGGCGGTGGTCCGAAGGACATGTACGGGGACGGCGAGAGCACGCCGCTGTCGCCGTCGCCCACGGCCCCGTCGAGGAGTACGGCACCATCGGCGGCTGCGCCGTCCGCGTCACCCGGGCCGTCGGTCGCTTCGTCGGTCGCGCCTTCGGCGTCGTCGGTCCCTTCGGTGCCGTCCGCGTCGTCGGCGCCTTCGGAGCCCGTATCCACGCACACCGCGCCCGTATCGGCACCATCCGCGGCCCGAAACTGA
- a CDS encoding FAD-binding oxidoreductase, with amino-acid sequence MDDLVATVPASSSASPAPVATDDLLAELRTGLPAEALITDPDITASYANDMASFCEAGSPAVVVLPRTVEQVQHVMRTATALRVPVVPQGARTGLSGAANASDGCIVLSLVKMDKILEISPVDRIAVVEPGVVNAVLSRAVNEHGLYYPPDPSSWETCTIGGNIGTASGGLCCVKYGVTAEYVLGLDVVLADGRLLTTGRRTAKGVAGYDLTRLFVGSEGSLGIVVKAVLALKPAPPQQLVLAAEFASAAAACDAICRIMERGHTPSLLELMDRTTVRAVNSLANMGLPETTEALLLCAFDTADPAADLAAVGELCTAAGATEVVPADDPAESEMLLQARRLALVALEAVKGTTMIDDVCVPRSRLAEVLEGIDRIAVKYDLTIGVCAHAGDGNTHPTVCFDASDPDESRRARESFDEIMALGLELGGTITGEHGVGVLKKEWLSRELGPVGMELQRGIKKTFDPLDLLNPGKLF; translated from the coding sequence ATGGATGATCTCGTCGCGACCGTGCCCGCCAGTTCCTCCGCCTCTCCCGCCCCCGTCGCCACGGACGACCTCCTCGCCGAGCTGCGAACAGGTCTGCCCGCCGAAGCCCTGATCACCGACCCGGACATCACGGCGTCCTACGCGAACGACATGGCGAGTTTCTGCGAAGCGGGCTCCCCGGCGGTGGTCGTCCTGCCGCGCACCGTCGAGCAGGTCCAGCACGTGATGCGCACCGCCACGGCCCTGCGCGTCCCCGTGGTGCCGCAGGGTGCCCGTACGGGACTGTCGGGCGCCGCCAACGCCTCCGACGGCTGCATCGTGCTCTCCCTCGTCAAGATGGACAAGATCCTGGAGATCAGCCCCGTCGACCGGATCGCGGTCGTCGAGCCCGGCGTCGTGAACGCGGTGCTCTCACGCGCCGTCAACGAGCACGGGCTCTACTACCCGCCGGACCCCTCCAGCTGGGAGACCTGCACCATCGGGGGCAACATCGGCACCGCGTCCGGCGGGCTGTGCTGCGTGAAGTACGGCGTCACCGCCGAGTACGTACTGGGCCTGGACGTCGTCCTCGCCGACGGCCGGCTCCTGACCACCGGCCGCCGCACGGCCAAGGGCGTCGCCGGATACGACCTCACCCGGCTCTTCGTCGGCTCGGAGGGCAGCCTCGGCATCGTCGTCAAGGCCGTCCTCGCGCTGAAGCCCGCACCGCCCCAGCAGCTCGTCCTGGCGGCCGAGTTCGCCTCCGCGGCCGCCGCCTGCGACGCCATCTGCCGGATCATGGAGCGCGGCCACACCCCGTCCCTGCTGGAGCTGATGGACCGCACCACCGTCCGCGCCGTCAACTCCCTCGCGAACATGGGCCTCCCCGAGACCACCGAGGCCCTGCTGCTCTGCGCGTTCGACACCGCCGACCCGGCCGCCGACCTCGCCGCCGTCGGTGAACTCTGTACGGCGGCCGGCGCCACCGAGGTCGTCCCCGCCGACGATCCCGCCGAGTCCGAAATGCTGCTCCAGGCCCGCCGGTTGGCGCTCGTCGCGCTGGAGGCGGTCAAGGGCACCACGATGATCGACGACGTGTGCGTGCCGCGCTCACGGCTTGCCGAGGTCCTGGAGGGCATCGACCGTATCGCCGTGAAGTACGACCTGACGATCGGCGTCTGCGCCCACGCGGGTGACGGCAACACCCACCCCACGGTCTGCTTCGACGCCTCGGACCCGGACGAGTCCCGGCGTGCCCGGGAGTCGTTCGACGAGATCATGGCGCTGGGCCTCGAACTGGGCGGCACCATCACCGGCGAGCACGGTGTCGGCGTCCTGAAGAAGGAGTGGCTCTCCCGAGAACTGGGCCCGGTCGGCATGGAGTTGCAGCGCGGCATCAAGAAGACCTTCGACCCGCTGGACCTGCTGAACCCCGGAAAGCTCTTCTGA
- a CDS encoding VOC family protein, translating to MPARLDHTIVLSRDRFASARFLAELIGEPEPKPFGPFASLPLDGGVTLDYLDSSPDSDIVSQHLAFLVSEDEFDEIFTRMKDRELPYWADPRHEQPQRINHHHGGRGVYLDDPDGHSLEFITHTYIVD from the coding sequence GTGCCCGCCCGTCTTGACCACACCATCGTCCTCAGCCGCGACCGGTTCGCCTCCGCGCGCTTTCTCGCGGAGCTGATCGGCGAGCCCGAGCCCAAGCCGTTCGGGCCGTTCGCGAGCCTGCCGCTCGACGGGGGAGTCACCCTCGACTATCTCGACTCGTCCCCGGACTCCGACATCGTCAGCCAGCATCTGGCCTTCCTGGTGTCCGAGGACGAGTTCGACGAGATCTTCACACGCATGAAGGACCGTGAACTCCCCTACTGGGCCGACCCGAGGCACGAGCAGCCGCAGCGGATCAACCATCACCACGGGGGCCGCGGGGTCTATCTCGACGACCCCGACGGCCACTCGCTCGAATTCATCACCCACACGTACATCGTCGACTGA
- a CDS encoding SsgA family sporulation/cell division regulator: MHSVVERELELNLVLSPERTIPVPARLTYRTADPYAVHISFHIGSDTPVNWTFARELLVEGVFRPCGHGDVRIWPTKIDGRTVLCVALSSPDGDALLEAPSAAVSAWLERTLRLVPPGTETDRLGIDAGLELLLAPTPADDLWLRDPWPSDESADGES, translated from the coding sequence ATGCACAGCGTGGTGGAACGCGAGCTGGAGCTCAATCTGGTGCTCTCGCCCGAGCGCACGATCCCCGTCCCCGCCCGGCTGACCTACCGGACGGCGGACCCGTACGCGGTGCACATCTCCTTCCACATCGGTTCGGACACCCCGGTCAACTGGACGTTCGCACGCGAACTGCTGGTCGAAGGGGTGTTCCGGCCGTGCGGCCACGGTGACGTACGGATCTGGCCCACGAAGATCGACGGTCGCACCGTCCTGTGCGTGGCCCTCTCCTCCCCCGACGGCGACGCGCTCCTCGAAGCGCCGTCGGCGGCGGTGTCGGCGTGGCTGGAGCGGACGCTGCGGCTGGTGCCGCCGGGGACGGAGACGGACCGGCTGGGTATCGACGCGGGACTGGAGCTGCTGCTGGCCCCGACGCCGGCCGACGATCTGTGGCTGCGGGACCCATGGCCGTCCGACGAGTCCGCGGACGGCGAGTCCTGA